Genomic segment of Petrotoga miotherma DSM 10691:
TCAAAAGTTGAGACAGGTAAAATGCCGATTTGCCGAAATTCGGATTCCATTTTAATGATTTCTGGAAATATTCAAAGGCATTCTTATAGCTTTGTTCTGCTCTATTCTCGTATGATAACTGCATATTTTTATAATCTTCTATCTGTGTGTCTATCTGGTTTATACTTTGAGTTATCCTTTGAAAATTCACACTCCCTGGAGTGTAATTCATCAATTGTTTTTGAAGACTGGATTTTTGAGCTTCAAGTTGGCTTATAATATTTGGTATTTGACTTTCAGTAGCGTTAATAAGAGATACCATTGAATTGTATTCACGATTTCCTTTAACGAAAAAAGCTTCTGATGTAACTTCGTTTATTTTGTAATACGACGCCACTATTCCAACCAAAACTAAAGGAATAATCACAACCTGACTATTTTTGATATTAAAGCTTTTCACATGTGAATTGAACTGTTCTGATACAGCACTTGAGAGGATAAATACACTTAATATAAGGTTTGGATGCATGTGAAATGCAAACTCTGTGAATGCATGGATTGCCATGACTGCGGCGCTCCATCCAAATAAGGGGAATAAAAGGCTCTTGTTGTCATCATCTTTTTCAAGTTTTAGAACTTTAAAATATATCACCATTAAACTTACGAGCATTAACAATATTGAAGAAAAACCTAAAATACCTGTCTCTCCCAACACTTGTAGATAATCGTTGTGAGCTCTTTTGAAGTTATTCCATGCATATAAAAATCTCTCAGGATTTTCCGCTTGTACATCAGCTAGGTAATGAACCGCATAAACGGGATATGTATTTATTCCACTTCCAATTATAAAATGGTTTTTATGATTCTCATCTGCAAATTGTTTTACAGCGGAGAGCCAGGACAAACTTCTTTCATCCCAAGAAGAAACAGAAGCCATAGCTGCGAAGCGGTCTGCCGCTATCACCTCTCCACCTCTGTTGAATGGCGTTTCAAAATTAAACATAAGGAATAAAAAGGCTAAAACAGATAAAACCAGAATTATCCATATTTTAAACTCTTTACTTTTTATATAATTTTTCAAGGTATCTTTTTTATTGGAAATGAGAAAAGATATTATAGTGAATCCTAATCCAACAAAAGTGGCGAGGTAAATAGAACGAGTTTGTGCTAACAAAACAACCCAATACATTATAAAAACATTCGCTAAAGCATATATTCTAATGTAGATACTCGTATTCTTTCTCAAAGTAAAATATATAGAAATTGGTAATAGCTGTGCCAAATAGTCTGAAACAAAATTAGGGTTCCCGATAGTCGTTCTTAAGGCTATTCTTTGAGAAGGGTCTCCATACTTACCAAAGAACAAATCAAAGCCTAAAAACTTGTTCAAAAGCCCATCTATGGCTATAACAGTTCCCGTAACCATAAAAATAAAAAGACCATATTCGATGAATTTAAAATCCTTTCCAAAGCGCGTACTAATTACATACGAAAAAAAAGCAATAAGGACTATGTAGAAGGCTACTCCAGCTGACGTAGGTAGGTAATATTTATTCTCTATGTAAACTGATATCAAAGATAAAAAGGCAGAAATACTGAAAAAAGATAAAAAAATGTGTGGATAAGTGAACTTTATTGAAATAGGTTTAGAAAAGTATTTTAACAAATAATAAATTAAAATAACAACCATGAATAAAGAAAAAACCAAATGTTTTTGAGTGGAATACTCATAAACCAAATTGGGTACCATTAAAAAAGGTATTAAAGCAAACAAAACAAGAAAAATCAATATATCAGTAGGAATTTTTGCCTTCTCTTGCAAATAAATTAACCTCCTTTGTTGTTCGCTGGTTTGTGCGAACCAATTAATCAAAATAGATTTAAAATTCTTCTGGGGGTTTGGTTTGCCGGTTTTCTAAACGATGTTTTTTAATTGTTTTATGGTTTTTAAAAAGGTTTTAGGGGCTTGGGGTTTACCCCAACGTTTGGGTTGGGGGGCCACCCCAACGCCCTATTTTAGACCAAAAAAGTCAATGACTGCGTTTTTAATAATTTCTGCAAAAACATCCACATAGTGCCCATTCGTAAATTCATCTACTACTTGAGGATTACTGATAAATTCCATTTCAAATAAAACTGCGGGACTCCTAGTATAAGCCAAAACAGCGAACTCCGCCGTATGAACGCCCCTAAATTTAACCCCATTTACATTCAAATAACTTCCCAATATATTGGCAAACTTCTCACTTTCATCTAGACTGTTTTCTTTATCCGTTACCCATGTTTCTATAAGATTTTTATCAGTATTCAAATCTAAATTTTCACGGTAGGCTATTCTTCTTGCATACGTGCTTTCTGAAAAATCAAAATAGTAAACCTCTGATCCGTAAACTGAAGAATCTTGAGGATAATCATTCAAGTGTAAACTAATGAATAAATCTGCACCTTTTTCATTAGAAAAAACTGCTCTATCATGTAAATCAACGTATACATCATTTGTCCTAGTCAAATAAACGTTAACACTGTACGGTTTCAAAAGTTCTTGAGCTCTTTTTGCTACTTTTAAAGTAATATCTTTTTCAAAAGTTTGGTTGGGGCCAACTGCTCCCGGATCTATCCCTCCATGACCTGGATCCAAGACTAAAACAGGCAGAGTGATTGTATCTCTAAAAGAAAGGTCTAATATGATTCTATTTTCTTCAATTAATTCTTCCAAATCAGCGGAGTTATTCAGTTTTACTTGTATCCAAACTTCTGTTGGTGAATAGTGATATGCCTTTATGTAATTGATCTTATTGTTGTATTCTTCATAGTAATAAGAATCAGGAATTTCGGCACCTTTTATCTTAATTAAATATCCGGATTTATTAACTAACGGGTATATTCCAACATCTTCAGGGCTTGAAGAAAGCTCTATTATTATTCTGGCATCAGTTTTCTGTATGATCGTTTTTATTGAACTTACTTGAGTTAGTGGCAGATTCAAGTAAACAGCAGAATCATTAGAAAAGAGTTCTAAGTTGATCAACTTCGCTATCAACTCTGTAGTTAAATAAATTTCTCCATCAATCACTTTTAGATCATTTGGATAGAAACGAATAGATTCGGTGCTGTTAATAATTGCTAAACTATTCTGGGGAAAAATAAAAACGTTCCATTTGCTGTCTTTTACGTAAATCAAAGTATCGTTATATACATCTAAAGTTCTTCCACTCTTTTCAGAAATGACTTTTAAACTAACATATAGATTTTCTCCATCTTCAAAATAGTAAGCCGGATCTACCTCTCTCCATTGAAAATAAAGCGTTTTTGCAAAGGTAGTAAAAGAGAGAAATAAAAAGCCAAAAATTATTAACCGCTGAATTACCCTTTTACTCATCTTTTTATCCCCCTTGATTGATCAGTTAAAATTTCTAATATCTTTTCTGCAATATCGTAATTTGGAAGAACAAAATCCGCATAACCTTCTTGGGCAACAATTTTTGGCATTCCATAAACCACGGAAGTTTCTTTCGACTCTGCTATAACCTTTCCACCGTAATGTTTAACTTTAAATACCCCTTTCGCACCGTCTCTTCCCATTCCTGTCAGAATAACTGCCAATGAGTTTTCTTTAAAAATTTCAGCAGCCAGATCAAAAGTGAAATCAGCAGAAGGTCGTACATTATTAATTTTATCGCTTTTATCTAAAAACAACTTTATTTTATGATCCTCCTGTTTTAAACCTAAATGAAAATCCCCGGGAGCAATGTATACAACATTCTTTTGTAAAAATTCACCATCTTGGGCTTCTTTAACCTTTAAATTTGAAATTTTATCCAATCTATAAGCTAAAGAAGCTGTGAAACCTGCCGGCATGTGTTGAACAATAATTATAGGAACATTCAAATTTTCAGGTAGTTGCGGAATTATAACATCTAAAGAACGAGGACCTCCTGTTGAACTTGCTATCAACACAACTTTTTCTCCCAATATATTTACTCTTGCACTTTTCTTTATCTTCTTGCTTCCAACAAAATGGATACTTTTCAATTTTTCGATAGAGACATTCATACTTTCTCTTATCTTTCTCAGCAATTCATCTTGAACGTCTCTTATAGTCCAAGAGGTACTTCCAGCCGGTTTTTGAATGAAATCAAAAGCTCCCTTTTCTAAACATTCTATTGTAATAGAGGCTTCTTTTGAAGTCAAACTACTTACCATAATAACCCTTGTTGGAGATTTTAACATTATCTCACTTAAAGCATCAAGCCCGTTTTTTTTAGGCATTTCAACATCTAAAGTAATCACGTCTGGATTTAAAGACAAAGCTTTTTCTACCGCTTCAATTCCATCTTTGGCTAATCCAACTACTTTCATGTCAGGTTCCTTGTCTATAATATCTTTTAGAACCATTCGCATGAAAGCAGAGTCATCAACTATTAAGACCTTTATCTGATCCAAGCATTTTCCTCCTCATTATTTTTCTCTTTTTTTATATATAAAGCCACATAAATTCAACAAAAGCAAAAAAACTATTGCTAAAATTATACCATATTTAGGGCTTAGATTGAAAAAAGAATGACCAAATATAATTATTCCAATCGCAACAGCGAAGATAGAAGTTATAAAAACCGATGCAGCAGAAACATCTTTGATTATCTTTACCGAAGAGCTATAAAAAGGATGAAGAAAATCCAACAGTTTCTCTGCTACGGTATTCACTGTTTCCATAATCAACACTAGCATAACTGTGAATATTAAAAGTATAAACTCAACTTCAGTTAAGTTGGCAAAAATAGCAACAATTAACACTATTAACCCTATTAAACTTTGTATTCTAAAGTTTCTTTGAGATTTATAAATTTCGATGAGCCCTTTCAAAGCATAAGAAAAACTACTTTTTAGACTCCTGTTTTCATTATTTCTATTCATAACCTTTCCCTAATTTTTTATACATTTTAGTTGACTCTAACGGATACCTTTTTTTGCATAAATCATAACCAATTTTGATGGCTTTTTCATCAATCTCTATGTAATTTTTTGATACGTTCGATTTGACTTCTTCTATAAGACTTTCCAAACTTATTATCTGAGTTACTGAGCAAAGAACCCCTAACCCTATCATATTTGCCACATTTTTGTTTGATAATTCTTCTATAGCTATTTGTGAAGCTGGAACTTTGATTATTTTTTTGGTGATTCTTTCTACATACTGGGGTATATTTTCAACAAATTTTTCATCGTAGAATAAAATACCATTTCTTTTGAGATTCCCAATATGATTTAAACCAACATTATGCATCAAATACAATATATCAAAATTTTTAGCCTCGGGATAATCTATAGGTTCTTGATCAAAGAGCACATCACAATAAGAAAGTCCACCTCTCACCTGTGCACCATAATGTTGAGATTGAACAACCCAAAATCCTTCTTTTACCAGTGCTTTTGCAAATATTATTCCCATTAAGATGTTACCTTGACCGGCTTCTCCGCTGAATCTCACCGAATTAGGTGTACTTATTAAACTACTCATTTCGGTGATACCTCCTGTGAAACCAATTTTTTCCTTAATTTTTCATACCTATCAATGTAGCCTTCTTTTTCAACATTCAGAAATTCACCTATTATTATCTTATCTTTCAAGTCATTTTCATTCATACTTTTGGCTTTGCTCAACATAACAGAGTTATCTTTGAAATATTGCAACATTTGAGTGGGGCTTGTCATTTTGTTGTATCTTCCATAATAAGTATGACAATTTGTGACTATCTCAACAACTGACATACCTTTGTGTTTTAAGGCGTTTTCTATGTATTTAACTGATAACATGTAATGAAAAACGGTGGATCTAGCGACGTAAGTGGCACCAGAAGTTATTGCAAGATTAACTGCATCAAAATTGTTTTCTAAATTCCCATAAGGAGAAGTTGAAGCATAGGTTCCAGTAGGAGTTTCAGGGGAATATTGTCCGCCTGTCATGCCATAAATAGAATTGTTGAAGATAATAACTGTTAGATCCATATTTCTACGGCAAGCATGAATGAAATGATTTCCACCTATTGCTAGTATATCTCCATCTCCTCCCATTACTACCACATCAAACTCTGGTTTTGCTAATTTAACTCCAGTTGCAAAGGCAACAGCTCTTCCATGGAGTGTGTGCATAGTGTTAAAATCAAGGTACCCAGTCACTCTTGAAGAACATCCTATTCCCGATATAACTGCCACCTTGTTTTTATCTAAACTTAAATTATCCACCGCTTCCACAAAATTTTTCATTATTATTCCATTACCACATCCGGGACACCACACATGAGTCATTCTGTCTTTTCTTAAATACTTAAAATATCTCTCTACAGGCATTTTATCCCACCTTTCAATTTTGCTATTTGATTTTGATCATTCGATAATTTTTGTTTGTATGTTGCACGTATTAAAAAACAATTGTGTTAGACTATCCGGATAGCCTTCTCTATAATAAACCTTCTTGATGCCGGCATTTATTATCAACCTGGCACATACGGAACAAGGTTGATGCGTGATATAAATTGATGCGTTATCAGTACTAATCCCAAATTTAGCGGCTTGCATCAAGGCATTTTGTTCTGCATGAAGACCGTAACAAATTTCTTGGTTTTCCCCACTTTTTATACCTAAGTCGTCTCTTATACAACCTATATCATCGCAGTGAGGAAAACCAGATGGTGGTTGATTGTAACCAGTCGCTAAGATCCTTTTTTCTTTTACTATTACGGCTCCAACCTTTCTATGCAAACAGGTAGACCTTTTACTTACCAAATCCGCCACTTCCATAAAATATTTGTCCCAGTCTTTCCTTCCTTTGAATAAATTGGGATCATTAAAATTTTTATTTTTCAAATAACTTTCAACTTCGTCCTTCTTACCCAAGAAAAAGCCTCCCTTAAATTGAAGATACCTCTAATAACTTCTCAAAAACATACCTTGAAAAATTTAAGCCTTTTGTAGTTAATTTAATAGAATCATCAATAGATATATACCCGTCCAAATTATTTTTTGTTTGATTTAAGACATTATCAACCAAACTTTTAGAAAACCTTTTTACCAAAGAGTCATAAGTTATTCCTCTTGTTAGTCTCAAAGACATAAAAAGAGTCTCTAACAATTCAGTAAACTCATCATTCACATTTTTTGTATCGTATGGAAGTTCATCATCATTTAATTTTGTAATATACGCTTTAACATCTGAGGTATTCACATATCTCTCGTTGTTGATATGCCCTCCTGCAGAAACCCCAAATCCTACATAATCTAAGTTATACCAATAAAATTGATTGTGAATACATTCTTTGTTGGGTAGGGACCAACTTGAAATTTCATATCTGTTATATTCTAATTTTTCCAATTGATCATAGATATAATCAAGAAGTTCATCTACTAAGTCATCTTCCGGAAGTTTCATTTCCTTGATTTCAAGAAAATGTTTTAAAGGAGTATTGTGTGAAGAATCCAATAAATAATAAGAAATATGAGAGGGTTTCATCTTTTCTATAAACTCTAAATTACTATTAACCGTCTCAAAATTTTCATAAGGTAATCCAAGAATAAAATCCACATTTATATTATCATAAAAAGATGCCAAAAGTTCATAAGATTTTAACCCTTTATTAAAATCATGGGCTCTGCCCACGGTTTTTAATATCTTATCAGAAGTACTTTGGAACCCTATAGATATTCTGTTAATCCCAATTTCCTTGTAAAGTTGCACTTTTTTCTCATCAACACTTTCGGGATTTACCTCTATCGTGAATTCCTCTAAATTAGATAGATCCATATGTCCTTGTAATGTACGAAAGGTTTGTAAAATAAATTCTTCCTCAACAAAGGATGGGGTTCCACCTCCAAAATAAACCGTTCTAACCTTCCTATCTTTTAATTTTTCACCTTTCAAAGCGATTTCTTTGTATAATGCGTTAAAATATTCTTCTTTTAAGGAAAAATCAGTTGTAGACACATAATCACAATAAAGGCATCTCTTCACACAAAAAGGTATGTGTAAATATACTGCAATATAATTAGAATTCAAAAAACAAACTTCCTCCTTTTTCGTTGAACGAAAAAAGTAGAGGCAACTTAAGATTTTCATTATAAAGATAAAATTCGTAAAAAAAGTCTTGACCAAAAGCTATTCTTGTACCAAGATGCAACTGTTGACCGAATACATTCATAGGAATTGAGAATCCAATATTTGGATACCATTTTTGTTGTATCAGTGATGCTCCTATGTCTATCGTATCGACATAGTAACTATCTAGGTTAACAAGAGGAATATTTAAATACAAACCATTTGAATAACCTAAACTAATAGGTATTTCTACAGGCCTAAATATTTGAGCTTTTACTTTAAATAGATTCATATTTTTATTGTTAAAAAGAAATAGATTTCCTATAGCATATGAAGGGGCATTGAACTTAGCTTGAATGAAGTTATATATATCGTGGTCGACATTTTTAACCTCAACTCTTTGAAAATTTTTTACTGTCAAAACTCCTAAAAAATTATTTTCAAGTTTGTACTCATATCCCACACCAAATTCACTGTTGTATACTGGTACATTCACAAACATTTTAAAAAAAGATTCTCCACTTTTCAATTTTATCGTCCTGTTAAAGATTTTATTTTCTATATATAAAGAGTTGTAATCGGAATAACCGATCTCTAATCCAAAATCTTCAAAAGATGACGTGGACAGTGAAAAGGTTGCTCCTTTATTCTCTATCTCTGGTTCAAAAGGAGTGTAACCTACATAAGATAAGATTACTGTCGAAATAAACATAAAAAACCAGATAAAATACAATTTTCTCAAGGTTCATCACCTCGTGGTGATTATCAATTATCTTCAAGTAATTCTTTGAGTATTTCGTTTGTTTTTTGGGGGTTAGCTTTACCTTTCGTCTCTTTCATAACTTGGCCGACAAAAAATCCCAACAGCTTCTTTTTCCCATTTTTATATTTTTCAACACTATCGGTATTTTCTTTTAAGACATTTTCAATTATTTTTCTTAGTTCATCTTCGTTTTCTATTTGCTTTAAACCTTTCTTTTCAACAATCTGTTTAGGGCTATCACCCGTTCTATACATCTCGGGAAATATATCTTTGGCGATCTTTGTTGAAATTGTATTCGTATCTAAAAGCATTTTTAATTCTGCAAAATGTTCGGGTTTAATTTTTACAGTTTCAATACTATCCTCATTTTCTTTCATCTCTCTTAATAACTCAGTTAAGATAAAATTACTAACAAATTTGGCATCCTTAGCCAATTCTACACATCTTTCATAATAATCAGCTAACTCTTTGTCTGAAGAGAGAATTTGTGCATCATATTCAGGTATATTGTACTGTGAAACAAACCTTTTAGCTTTCTCTTCTGGCATTTCCGGAATGAGTTTTCTAACGGTTTCAATAAGTTCATCGTTCAGAATCAGTATAGGGAGATCTGGTTCGGGAAAATACCTGTAGTCCATTTCCTCTTCTTTTGTTCTCATTGAAAATGTCTCTTTTTTGTTGGCATCCCAACCTCTCGTTTCTTGTATTAACTCTCCACCTTTTTCTAAATTATTGATAATTCTATCTCTTTCATATTCTAACGCTTTTTCTACAAATTTGAATGAGTTTATATTCTTAATCTCTACCCTTTTACTTATTTCTTTGTTTTCTTGGTTGAGAATAGAAATATTTGCATCACATCTCAAGGCTCCTTTTTCCATATCACCCGTTGAAACATCAGCGTACCTAAGCAAATTTCTCAATTTCTCCATAAAAATCCTTGCCTGTTTAGGAGTCTCAATATCCGGTTCTGTTACAATCTCTAAAAGAGGTATACCTGCTCTATTAAAATCTATTAAACTTTCTTGAGCAGAGGAAATTTGATCACCTTCATGAAGCATCTTAGCGGTGTCTTCTTCCAAATGCATCCTTCTTATTCTTATCTTTTTGCCTTCAACGTCGATGTATCCACCACTTACTATGGGATGAAAATATTGTGTAATTTGATAACCTTTTGGCAAATCAGGGTAAAAATAATTCTTTCTATCAAACCTAGAAAACTTATTTATCTGCCCATTTAGTATTAATCCAGTTTTTATCGCAAGTTTAAGCGCTTCTTCGTTTAATACCGGCAATGTTCCAGGTTGCCCCGTACACACTGGGCAAATATTAATATTCGGCTCAGCTTCAAAATGTTCTGTACTGCATGAACAAAAGGCTTTAGATTTTGTTAGTAATTGGGCGTGTATTTCCAATCCTATAATGGTTTTATACATAATTTTTCAACTCCCTAGGGGTCTCTTTAAAGAAATTGTCTGCTATAGTTAATAGTTCCTCATCTTTCATGTAGCGACCAATGAATTGTATACCAAAAGGTAACCCTTGGACATCACCAAAGGGAATACTTATGGCAGGTGACCCAGTTAAATTCGCAGGAATTGTAAAAATATCCATTAAATAATAGTCTAAAGGTTTTAACTTTTCCCCTATCTTTGGTGGAAGAACAGGAGATGTGGGGGTCATTATCAAATGATAATCATTCAAAATTTCCTTCATTTTGTTACTCAACAATTTTCTTACTTTTGAGGCCTTTGAGTAATATTGATCATAATAAAGAGAAGAAAGGTTAAAAGTCCCCATCATTATTCTCCTTTTTACCTCTATTCCTAAGCCACCCTCTCTGGTAGCTTTATACATTTTATTTAAACCTAAGGCATGGTTCCTCAATCCGTATTTGACTCCATCGTATCTTGAAAGATTGGATGAGGCTTCAGCAGGAGCTATTATATAATAAATAGCTACTGAATATTCCAGTTCTGGTATATCTTTTATATCAACTTTTGCTCCTTTGCTTCTCAAAAAGTTAATAACCCTTTCAAATTGTTTTATTACATTATCATCTGCATTTTCATGGTAAACAACCTTTGGAATGCAAATTTTAGTTTGGGATAAATCAATATCTACATTTTTTACGAGATCTTTATCGTGCTCCAATGTGGTTGAATCCTTGGGATCTTTTCCTTTCATAATTTCTGTAACCGTTCTGACGTCCTTAACATTATTTGCAAAAACACCTATTTGATCCAGCGAAGATGAAAAAGCGGTTAAACCGTATCGTGATATCATACCGTATGACGGCTTAAATCCTACAACACCGCAAAAGGCGGCAGGTTGTCTTACCGATCCTCCTGTATCAGATCCCAAAGAAAATGGAACGTATCCTGCTGCTACCGCTGCAGCTGAACCTCCACTACTACCCCCTGGAACTCGTTTCAAATCCTTAGGATTTTTTACAGGCCCAAAGGCTGAATGTTCATTGGTATTACCCATGGCAAACTCGTCCATATTAGTTTTTCCTACTACTGTAAAACCTGCTTTTAAAAGTTTTTCAACGGCAGTTGCGGTGTAAGGGGAACTATAATTTTCAAGGATTTTAGAACCGTTTGTTGTTTTTGTACCTTCAACTAAAATGTTATCCTTGACCAAGAAAGGTATGCCAAAGTAATTGCCATCTTTGTTGCCTTCTACCTTTTCTATTCTTAAAACCGAATTTATTTCTTTATCTCTTTCATAAATCCTTTTGATACTTTCTTCTATAACATTTTTACCAACCAAATCGTCTAGGGTCAAATATATCACCTCAAAAAAGAGTTTTAATTAAAATATGTAATATCTAAAATCGAATATCAAAAGTAAAATAAAACTTGCAATAATTAATCCGTAAGACAAGTAAGAAAGCGTTCTCCATGTTTGGTAACTCCTCTTCG
This window contains:
- the gatA gene encoding Asp-tRNA(Asn)/Glu-tRNA(Gln) amidotransferase subunit GatA, with the translated sequence MIYLTLDDLVGKNVIEESIKRIYERDKEINSVLRIEKVEGNKDGNYFGIPFLVKDNILVEGTKTTNGSKILENYSSPYTATAVEKLLKAGFTVVGKTNMDEFAMGNTNEHSAFGPVKNPKDLKRVPGGSSGGSAAAVAAGYVPFSLGSDTGGSVRQPAAFCGVVGFKPSYGMISRYGLTAFSSSLDQIGVFANNVKDVRTVTEIMKGKDPKDSTTLEHDKDLVKNVDIDLSQTKICIPKVVYHENADDNVIKQFERVINFLRSKGAKVDIKDIPELEYSVAIYYIIAPAEASSNLSRYDGVKYGLRNHALGLNKMYKATREGGLGIEVKRRIMMGTFNLSSLYYDQYYSKASKVRKLLSNKMKEILNDYHLIMTPTSPVLPPKIGEKLKPLDYYLMDIFTIPANLTGSPAISIPFGDVQGLPFGIQFIGRYMKDEELLTIADNFFKETPRELKNYV